The DNA segment CCTTGAGTAATCAAGAGCCTTTAATCGATATTTTTCATCGACGATAACATTAAGAATCGTTATCCTGGCACCTTCTATTCTTGCAATCTCGGCAGCAATTTCTGTCGCCTTACTCACATGCCAGAGCCCTCCAGAAAGAATAAGGATATTTTCTGGTCTCAGTTTTTCTTCGTCTCTCATTATAATTACATCACACGGGGTACGTCTGAGTATATCATCCATCTTCCTGCCGAATATTCTTTTCTTTGTTCGCGAATAACCCTTCCATCCAAGTATTATCATATCGGCGGCTTCTTCTTGGGCAGTATCGATAATGGCTGTTACAACGTCGTGGGATACTGAGACAACCGCTCTTGTGGGCACGCCTCTGAGCTCTGAATAAACTTTGACCTTTTCGAGCATTTTTCTTCTTCCATCTATGAGCTTCTTATCGATTGCGTCCAGCGGAACAGTTGTGGGTATTTCTACGATATTCATTAGAAGAATTTCTCCCTGGTTCTTCGACGCCACTATGCATCCCAAATCTATCAAACCAATATTTTTTGGATCTTCAAGAGGTATGAGTATTCTAAATTTCCTTAATTCATCAGGTGTTAGTGGTATTCTTTCTGGCAACTCTATTTTCTCGATTTCCTTTCTTCCCTTGGCAAAGTAATGGATGAAGAGACCTGCATAAATTATGGCGAGCGCAATATACCATGCAAGGGGTTCAAATCTAAATAAGGAGGCGGCAAGAAACACTTTTGCACCAATTGCGATCAATGGAATTACTGGAAAGAGCGGAATGAGAAAATGTCGCTTAGCATCTGGTCTTTTCCATCTCAGAACTAATGCCGATATATTTACGAGAATGAAAAGCAAGAGAATCAGTATATCCGCGACTGCCGCAACTCGCTCAATTGGTAACAGAGCTGAGGCGAAGATGATGATGCTCCCGCTAAAGAAGATTGCAATGGAAGGGGTATGATTCTTTGCGCTAAGTTTACCAAAGATAGTTGGTAGGTTTCCATCACGTCCCATTGCAAATGAAACCCTTGAAGCCGAAAAAATCACCGAGTTGACTGCAGCAATCGAGCCGATCACAATGCCAACGGATATGATAGCACCACCGACAAATGGAACCACCCTCTGAGCAGCAACAACGAGGGCATCTTGGCCTCTACCTGCCGCAGCCATCTCAGCTACAGGCTCCCATCCTATGACAGCCAGGGTTAGAGCAGTTATTATAAGGAAAAGGGCGGTGCTGATTGAAATGCAAAGAAACATGGCCCGAGGAACAGTCTTTTCAGGGTTTTTTGTTTCCTCCCCAGTCTGGGCCACAATCTCGTAACCCTCGAATATCATAAAAGTAAATCCCATTGATGTGGCAATACTCATGTATCCCATAGGAACAAATGGCTCAAATGCATTTATCGCACCATTACCATTTGCTAGCGCAATAAAGCAGAAAAGAATGTAAACCAGGATAATTCCAATAAGCATTACTGAAATGATCACCTCAGACCTGCCAGCTCCTTTGACCCCACGGTAATTTAAGAGAATAAAGAAAATTGAGATGCCAACGGCGAACAACTTAGAAACCATTTCTTGTGAAATGCCAAAATGGATATTGTACTGAGAAAAAAGTGCGCCTACTCCCAGACCGAAACCTAAGGCGTAAACCGCACATGCAATGCAATGACCCACCCAGGACATCCATCCTCCGAGAAATCCAAAGGGAGGGAACAAGGCTTCCTTGATCCAAAGATATCCCCCACCCGTTTCTGGGAAGGCGCTTGATAACTCAGCGTACGACATTGCTGTTAACAATGTAATAATAAAGTTGAGCACCAGCGCCAAAATGATGGCAGGTCCTGCAATACCGATGGCAATACCGACTAATACGAAGATTGTGGAGCCTATATTCGGCCCTATGCCGATCATTAACACCTCTAGTAGTCCGAGGTCTCTCCGCAAAGTTATTTCAACACTTTGCAGACTATTACCAGAAAATTCATCCATGCTTGGCGCACAGTTATGAGATAAATGAAAATAAGCATTTCCTTACATGAATTGAACCAATGCTAGGAATATTTTTCTCATTTTAACATTCAAATATTAACTTGATGATGCAATTGTCAACCGAATCCTTTGACGTAAGTAGCCCGCCCCCCCATCGGCTGATCGGAAAGGTTTGCCTAGAACCTTTAAGATGTTTGTTTTAACACTAACCAGATCGACGACCAGAATGGAGAAATCATAATCAATTGAACCCGATGGGAACTGTGTGGAGCGGCTAGATATGAAACAAAATCCAGCTGATGATTTCATAAGGATCGTTGCACTGGTGTTTCTTTTCAAAAGATCAACCTAGGACTCGAGAAAATTACCAGATAGATATCACAAAGTTGGCCCAATCCTCCAGATATCCACGAAACGATATCCAAGAATTTCAGACTTCACGAGTTTGCCTG comes from the Methanomassiliicoccales archaeon genome and includes:
- a CDS encoding amino acid permease gives rise to the protein MDEFSGNSLQSVEITLRRDLGLLEVLMIGIGPNIGSTIFVLVGIAIGIAGPAIILALVLNFIITLLTAMSYAELSSAFPETGGGYLWIKEALFPPFGFLGGWMSWVGHCIACAVYALGFGLGVGALFSQYNIHFGISQEMVSKLFAVGISIFFILLNYRGVKGAGRSEVIISVMLIGIILVYILFCFIALANGNGAINAFEPFVPMGYMSIATSMGFTFMIFEGYEIVAQTGEETKNPEKTVPRAMFLCISISTALFLIITALTLAVIGWEPVAEMAAAGRGQDALVVAAQRVVPFVGGAIISVGIVIGSIAAVNSVIFSASRVSFAMGRDGNLPTIFGKLSAKNHTPSIAIFFSGSIIIFASALLPIERVAAVADILILLLFILVNISALVLRWKRPDAKRHFLIPLFPVIPLIAIGAKVFLAASLFRFEPLAWYIALAIIYAGLFIHYFAKGRKEIEKIELPERIPLTPDELRKFRILIPLEDPKNIGLIDLGCIVASKNQGEILLMNIVEIPTTVPLDAIDKKLIDGRRKMLEKVKVYSELRGVPTRAVVSVSHDVVTAIIDTAQEEAADMIILGWKGYSRTKKRIFGRKMDDILRRTPCDVIIMRDEEKLRPENILILSGGLWHVSKATEIAAEIARIEGARITILNVIVDEKYRLKALDYSRRLMKIVERAGVPVITKEIRPETIVGGVVAESMDYDLLVIGVTAGKRWKKFIFGPTHDKIVQNVKCPAIIYERVARKQEPGIGGQVSDRIDSDQLKSSATDNEDI